In a genomic window of Paramecium tetraurelia macronuclear, complete genome:
- a CDS encoding Nucleic acid helicase, translating to MQMEEEMVVKKESQVEDIVRKKVRTQNDNLGDYIPLQQQQEAQISQSTHLRKRVIKPLTERERKALPIYNVSNKILEEMQNNQVIVITGGTGCGKSTQVPQMILRHHTNTEFETPKTVNILCTQPRRLAAKSLAKRVAQELDCQLGTLVGYQVGMDSQISSRQTQIQFVTTGIFLQKLVHDREQVLKDYTHIIMDEVHERDIDIDFCLIIIKNLLKHFPETKLILMSATICSDKFANYFSKKSLNLVDDLTYIQRVDRKYKFTDMTQENDVEISIKFEGEEDHDISTQWGQPWKEIERQVQLTQEQRELEQKQNELRELGQHFLDGDEDQAAPIIKVPMSQKYPIETYYMEEIHSYFNDADTAKLELHQPLRFQTSLYFQDTPKVQQDSVQAMLQILEFLDSNKIKDTIGMQGAGAILIFLPGYQEIMDIREEIYQKFGEERFIIIILHSTVTIPKEFDETHKRKRRLILSTNVAESSITVPDCRFVIDFCLTKEIIYNPKNLTEKLALQYCSKASADQRKGRTGRLFPGTCFRLIPQTIFKNKMTQYSVCEMLRCPLEIIILRLKKLYQLSMENENKTEKLELNTIVDLKQVFNDPSRTLKTAIDPPSTKQIENAISNLQMLGALSYPNSQDSTIHITRLGQMMGDMPIDIFLTRFIMYCNIIGCAYEGVTIAAILSQRKNYFLHHFMRSQKLFFNSLYLYDKGNEDDLLIQLRVYQEWEIKFFNILKSTITQHDLKRELKRFTNKNIGPLEKLYCDQRSIDPKNMREILNVKYELFMRLDQQFKNEPLDLNNPENQLKVKSAFCAAFKQNTLRLSKDERFDKKIKYLKDQGFDYTRTIMLESDNIKFDGVNIQNKEMIKEKIAMIMEQFCDFHQLDRNQKRLDDQLKDILAYHDEQAQGRQGLPRFHFRSDLQLLTEIKAKSKFTKSWVQSVVLLNNTIIIEFKEVDLTKLKYVLKRLMHECELMKRQQSRKQPQKIPWETFTTSNQVDIINFIETTQSLIFYGCYCRLIHLHKEINCDPDSINFISLDQNKVLVAYEVQEKDSNKRNSTRQVISIDQNKYLLWSQILAMLFGVQVKLFHNNTKTHFIKAKVDDRDYQFDYFITEDDLQTINSIRQQIKLQILEQSYTDSGIWQKIRQLDKVRQKILYTSEERWKQLFDIELKDEILSFQESSENKQKRKRIQHFELEEQKADSLDYMNPIQIIRTDYDSEVPKQFDNEGIKIYVQIQQLYQTWKQNIVNTIKKQNFFLRMGNTTQICCLECNDYMTVGRTNGLSYISEDPDIRRQLDNDSLDWAKRMVMILDVSSFGDYFNISMKVDQIKEFLSDQRIQSIFEKLKLIFEPINYVFITCNSGKHIVGFYPKIKQFKEIVQIGDIQKFYIIDQKLKLVYTSMEEEKFIFRKLTIDEIKKKENLAVQQRKLQNLKFTCKCCYVEQRYDEKGYFEGNEQAYNQHIKQESHKKAFEELQFTIL from the exons atgtaaatggAGGAAGAAATGGTCGTGAAGAAGGAATCTTAAGTAGAGGATATAGTAAGGAAAAAGGTGAGAacttaaaatgataatcttGGCGATTATATTCcattataataacaacaagAGGCCTAGATATCATAATCGACTCATCTGAGGAAAAGAGTTATAAAACCACTGACAGAAAGAGAACGAAAAGCGTTGCCTATATATAATGTGAGTAACAAAATTCTGGAAGAAATGCAGAATAATTAAGTCATTGTGATTACAGGAGGGACAGGTTGTGGTAAATCAACCTAAGTGCCACAGATGATTTTGAGGCATCATACAAACACAGAATTCGAAACACCAAAAACAGTGAATATTCTATGTACTCAACCAAGAAGATTGGCTGCTAAATCATTGGCCAAAAGAGTGGCATAGGAGTTAGATTGTTAATTAGGCACTCTTGTTGGCTATTAGGTTGGGATGGATTCACAAATAAGTTCTAGACAAACCTAAATCTAATTTGTAACCACAGgaatatttctataaaaattagtgCATGACAGAGAACAAGTCTTGAAAGATTATACTCACATTATAATGGATGAAGTCCATGAAAGAGACATTGACATAGACTTTTGTCTaatcataatcaaaaatcTATTGAAGCATTTTCCAGAaactaaattgattttgatgtCTGCAACTATCTGCAGTGATAAATTTGCTAACTATTTTTCCAAAAAATCACTTAATTTGGTTGATGATCTAACATATATACAAAGAGTAGATAGAAAGTACAAGTTTACAGATATGACATAAGAAAATGATGTAGAAATATCCATCAAATTTGAAGGGGAAGAAGATCATGACATTTCCACGCAATGGGGTCAACCATGGAAAGAAATCGAGAGATAAGTTCAATTAACCTAAGAATAGAGAGAATTAGAGTAGAAGTAGAATGAATTAAGAGAATTAGGATAGCATTTCTTGGATGGAGATGAAGACCAAGCTGCACCTATTATTAAAGTCCCTATGTCTTAGAAATACCCTATTGAAACTTATTATATGGAAGAAATACATTCATATTTCAATGATGCTGACACTGCGAAATTAGAACTCCATCAACCTTTAAGATTTCAAACCTCATTATACTTTTAAGATACTCCTAAGGTTCAATAGGATAGTGTCTAAGCCATGTTATAAATACTAGAATTCTTAGActccaataaaattaaagatactATAGGCATGTAAGGAGCTGGGGCTATCTTGATTTTCCTTCCTGGATATTAAGAAATCATGGATATTAGAGAAGAGATCTATCAAAAATTTGGGGAAGAGAGATTCATCATTATCATACTACATAGCACTGTCACTATCCCTAAAGAGTTTGATGAGACTCAcaagagaaaaagaagattaatattaagcACAAATGTGGCTGAAAGTAGTATTACTGTTCCGGATTGTAGAtttgttattgatttctGTTTAACCAAAGAAATTATATACAATCCTAAGAATCTAACAGAAAAGTTAGCATTGTAATACTGTTCTAAAGCATCTGCTGATCAAAGAAAGGGAAGGACTGGACGTTTATTCCCTGGAACTTGTTTTCGTTTGATACCTTAAaccatatttaaaaataaaatgacaCAATATTCTGTTTGTGAGATGTTGAGATGTCccttagaaattattatattgagaCTGAAGAAATTATATCAACTATCCAtggaaaatgaaaataaaactGAGAAATTAGAACTTAATACAATTGTTGATTTAAAGTAGGTTTTCAATGATCCCAGTCGCACTCTTAAAACTGCTATTGACCCTCCAAGcactaaataaattgagaatGCCATCTCCAATCTCTAAATGTTAGGGGCTCTCTCTTATCCAAACTCTCAAGATTCAACCATCCATATAACTAGGTTGGGATAAATGATGGGTGATATGCCCATTGATATCTTCTTAACAAGATTCATTATGTATTGTAACATAATTGGATGTGCATATGAAGGAGTCACCATAGCAGCCATATTGAGTTAAAGGAAGAATTACTTTTTACATCATTTTATGAGATCTTAAAAGTTGTTCTTCAATTCCTTATATCTCTATGACAAAGGCAATGAGGATGATCTACTTATACAATTAAGAGTTTATTAGGAATGGGAAATTaagttttttaatattcttaaatcaaCAATCACTCAACATGATTTAAAGAGGGAATTAAAGagatttacaaataaaaatataggacctttagaaaaattatattgtgATTAGAGATCTATTGATCCAAAGAACATGagagaaatattaaatgtgaaatatgaattattcatGAGATTAGATCAGTAATTTAAGAATGAGCCTCTCGATTTGAATAATCCAGAAAACTAACTTAAAGTTAAGAGTGCCTTTTGTGCtgcttttaaataaaatacattaagattatcaaaagatgagagatttgataaaaaaataaagtatttgaAAGATTAAGGATTTGATTACACCCGTACAATAATGTTAGAGagtgataatattaaatttgatggagtaaatatttagaataaagagATGATAAAGGAGAAGATTGCTATGATAATGGAATAATTTTGTGATTTCCATTAATTagatagaaattaaaaaaggttAGATGACCAATTGAAAGACATATTGGCATATCATGATGAATAGGCTTAGGGTAGATAGGGATTACCCAGATTTCATTTCAGATCGGATTTGTAATTGCTAACAGAAATAAAggcaaaatcaaaatttactAAGAGTTGGGTTTAAAGTGTtgttctattaaataatacaataataatagaattcaaaGAGGTGGACTTGACTAAACTGAAATATGTATTAAAAAGACTTATGCATGAATGtgaattaatgaaaagaTAATAAAGTAGAAAATAGCCTTAAAAGATCCCTTGGGAAACTTTCACAACAAGCAATTAAGttgatatcattaatttcatagAAACAACTTAATCTTTGATATTCTACGGATGTTATTGTAGATTGATTCATTTgcataaagaaattaattgtgATCCTGACAGCATAAATTTTATCTCATTGGACTAAAATAAAGTCTTAGTAGCTTATGAAGTTCAAGAGAAGgattcaaataaaagaaattccACAAGACAAGTGATTTcgatagattaaaataagtatttgtTATGGTCATAAATATTGGCTATGCTATTTGGAGTACAGGTGAAACTCTTTCATAATAACACTAAGACACACTTTATAAAGGCAAAGGTTGATGACAGAGACtactaatttgattattttattacagAGGATGATTTGTAAAccattaattcaataagacaataaataaaattatagattttagaATAGAGTTATACAGATAGCGGAATTTGGTAAAAGATAAGATAGTTGGATAAGGTGagatagaaaatattatatacttCAGAAGAAAGatggaaataattatttgatattgaattgaAAGATGAAATCCTATCATTTTAAGAATCAAGTGAAAATAAGTagaaaagaaagagaatCTAACACTTTGAATTGGAAGAACAGAAGGCTGATAGTTTAGATTATATGAATCCCATCTAAATCATAAGAACAGATTATGATTCTGAAGTACCTAAGCAATTTGATAATGAgggaattaaaatatatgttcaaattcaataattataccAGACTTGGAAATAAAACATAGTCAATACAATAAAGAAGtagaatttctttttaagaaTGGGTAACACCACTCAGATTTGTTGTTTGGAATGCAATGATTATATGACTGTTGGTAGAACAAATGGACTATCATATATATCAGAAGATCCAGATATTAGACgataattagataatgatTCCTTGGACTGGGCTAAGAGGATGGTCATGATTTTGGATGTAAGTTCTTTTGgtgattatttcaatatctcAATGAAGGTGGATTAAATTAAGGAGTTTCTGTCAGATCAAAGAATTTAGAGCATCTTTGAAAAACTCAAACTAATTTTTGAACCAATCAATTATGTGTTCATAACCTGTAATTCTGGTAAACACATTGTTGGCTTCTATCCTAAGATTAAgcaatttaaagaaatagtGCAAATAGGagatatttagaaattttacataatcgattaaaaattgaaattagttTATACAAGTATGGAAGAGgagaaatttatatttcgAAAGTTAACTATTGATGagattaaaaagaaagaaaatttg gcTGTTTAATAGCGAAAATTGTAGAATTTGAAGTTTACATGCAAATGTTGCTATGTAGAATAAAGATATGATGAAAAGGGATATTTTGAAGGTAATGAATAAGCTTACAATcaacatattaaataagaaagcCATAAGAAAGCATTTGAGGAGTTATAGTTTACGattttatga
- a CDS encoding Protein kinase yields the protein MGQSSSTPGFNLQQYQYINQIIDPRFGNIKLYQKNETGETICIIEKNFIQINNPVKNLDHPNILKVHYYKADICKNICSSFTKLQLIQEYVSNELRSNIKNRANKQQYFEEKQLWGLLSMCLKALMYFKSFQIYPMDLKNILLSNQGAIKFQSYYDISNSQYMQLLNQITEDMHISPEELECLKSKEQVLNLDFEKCEIFQLGLTALWAATLADTNSLFSYDTLNYSEYEMKQRIEELNYSQQFKNILLKMLKRFPQDRGSFNELLQVVSYHECNENLLEIKPLNQMDQSIQQISRIRQQYSSRSLLSDNNIAKNVNEDCQLSRISNQSNFQLQQNETSKISLDNKFNISESQNSLKPDIHPINKYRNKPSFSQNKQQQDTQNIYLQIGTPNHSPESKNTSKISLSTKNQFSQAPKPTSLLANPLKLNQQPQQQLKNNIPKPQKPEKPQSHHQLYDTSYFSQLSLMSNRSILENKVEDAILKSKIALEKFDQTIKQTKQFRN from the exons atgggGCAAAGTAGTTCTACACctggatttaatttatagcaatattaatatataaattagataatagaTCCCAGATTTGGAAACATTAAgttatattaaaagaatgaGACTGGAGAAACAATTTGCATAATTGAAAAGAATTTCATTTAGATCAACAATCCTGTTAAAAATCTAGATCATCCAAACATATTAAAAGTCCATTACTATAAGGCTGATATATGTAAA AATATTTGTTCATCCTTTACAAAATTACAacttatttaagaatatgtAAGTAACGAGTTAAGATCGAACATAAAAAATAGAgcaaacaaataataatattttgaggAGAAATAATTATGGGGTTTGCTATCCATGTGTTTAAAGGcattaatgtattttaaatcattttaaatatatccaATGGACTTAAAAAACATTCTCCTTTCTAATTAAGGAGCCATCAAATTTCAAtcttattatgatatttcaaatagTCAATACAtgcaattattgaattagatcACAGAAGATATGCACATCTCCCCTGAGGAATTGGAATGCCTAAAATCCAAAGAACAAGTATTAAACTTAGATTTTGAGAAAtgtgaaatattttaattgggATTAACAGCATTATGGGCTGCTACTCTAGCCGATACTAATTCATTGTTTAGTTATGACACTCTCAAT TACAGTGAATATGAGATGAAACAACGAATAgaggaattaaattatagttaataatttaaaaatatcctATTAAAAATGCTGAAAAGATTCCCTCAAGACAGAGGATCATTCAATGAACTTCTCTAAGTAGTATCCTATCATGAATGTAATGAGAATCTATTAGAAATCAAACCATTAAACTAAATGGACTAAAGCATACAATAAATATCTAGAATAAGGTAGTAATATAGTTCTAGATCACTGTTATCTGATAACAATATTGCTAAGAATGTAAATGAAGATTGTTAACTCTCgagaatttctaattaatctaaCTTTCAATTGTAACAAAATGAAACCAGCAAAATATCTTTggataacaaatttaatatttctgaATCATAAAACTCGCTCAAACCAGATATACAtccaatcaataaatatagaaataaaccaagcttttcataaaataaataacaataagatacctagaatatttatttgtaaattggTACTCCTAATCATTCTCCAGAATCAAAAAATACCtccaaaatatcattatcgacaaaaaatcaattttctcAAGCTCCAAAACCAACAAGTTTATTAGCCAACCCactgaaattaaattaataacccTAGTAgcaacttaaaaataatattccaAAACCGTAAAAACCTGAAAAACCTTAAAGTCATCATTAACTTTATGATACTTCCTATTTCTCATAGTTGTCATTAATGAGTAATAGGAGTATTCTGGAAAACAAGGTTGAAGATGCTATactaaaaagtaaaattgccttagaaaaatttgattaaacaataaaataaacaaaataatttagaaattga
- a CDS encoding 40S ribosomal protein S29 has protein sequence MPNHLFRTHPRTYGKDSRECRVCAARQGLIRKYGMNVCRRCFRENYELIGFHKYN, from the exons ATGCCAAACCATTTATTCAGAACTCATCCAAGAACCTACGGAAAAGATTCAAGAG aatgcaGAGTTTGCGCTGCTAGACAAGGTTTGATCAGAAAATATGGTATGAATGTTTGCAGAAGATGTTTCAGAGAAAACTATGAATTGATTGGCTTCCACAAa tatAACTGA
- a CDS encoding Deoxyribonuclease II-like has translation MFLLFYLSIATASNCLNQYGQVVDYWLIFKLPKDSVNQYTGMEYYYCDSTTQCAELKYQYDKLNDASSPLQITMQQVLFKDTTTMNVIWNDQPFDKDYYPDMAHSKGVLSASLNGQAFIINHSTPKFPIMDSNYDEIILGMPTNSFTNAQHFMCFSVSTSEIERIAQQLIIAEVITVRANSPSDFKTKYPNLYSLKDTTRKSSLSSGSLTVSTRQGLSLQVISTNQNNLVDFYSAVVAPKLKVGLVVQTWGSGGLQPPDCTSSHQILSSLARLQNGYKFSYTKDHSKFGISLNSNTPYVCMSDINRQDSQNKRGGTTICFIHYNLWSQINYQFIQRQTC, from the exons atgTTCTTATTGTTCTATCTATCCATTGCTACAGCCAGCAATTGTTTGAATCAGTACGGATAAGTGGTAGACTATTGGTTGATCTTCAAATTGCCCAAAGACTCAGTCAATTAATATACAGGAAtggaatattattattgtgaCTCTACGACTTAGTGTGCAGagttaaaatatcaatacgacaaattaaatgatgcTAGCTCTCCACTCTAAATAACTATGTAGTAAGTTCTCTTTAAGGATACAACTACTATGAATGTCATTTGGAATGATTAGCCATTTGATAAGGATTATTATCCAGATATGGCACATTCTAAAGGAGTCTTGAGTGCTTCTTTAAATGGCTAAGCCTTCATAATCAATCACTCAACTCCCAAATTCCCAATTATGGATTCCAATTATGa TGAGATAATATTAGGGATGCCAACAAATTCTTTTACTAATGCCCAACATTTCATGTGTTTCAGCGTGAGCACTTCTGAAATAGAAAGAATCGCTTAGTAACTAATAATAGCCGAAGTGATCACAGTTAGGGCAAATTCCCCATCTGACTTTAAAACTAAATACCCAAATTTATATAGTTTAAAAGATACAACTAGAAAATCATCATTAAGTAGTGGTTCCCTTACAGTGTCGACAAGATAAGGCTTATCATTGTAAGTGATCTCAACTAACTAAAACAATTTAGTGGATTTTTACTCTGCTGTTGTTGCACCTAAGTTGAAAGTAGGATTAGTAGTTTAAACCTGGGGAAGTGGAGGATTGTAGCCTCCTGATTGTACTTCGTCTCACTAAATACTCAGCAGTTTAGCTAGActataaaat ggatataaattttcatacACAAAAgatcattcaaaatttggaatttctttaaattcaaataccCCGTATGTCTGCATGTCTGATATTAATAGATAAGATAGTCAAAACAAAAGAGGAGGTACTActatttgttttattcaCTATAATTTATggtcttaaataaattatcaatttattcaaagatAAACATGCtga